In Opitutaceae bacterium TAV5, one genomic interval encodes:
- a CDS encoding ATP-dependent DNA helicase RuvA — MITSIQGLLTEATPLRAVIEINGLGYEVNIPVTTAEKLPAVGATVKLQTLVIYREDAQTLYGFASAEERDFFRMMIEHVSGVGPKLALTIMSRMSLPVLEGAIRAGDISSLSKCPGIGKKTAERLVVELRAKVGATSSADGTSPVTGGGAGGTAGAAGGGGGSHVRDAVLTLVALGYKQAEADESVRRAGLAIGPKATTEQLVKKALGG; from the coding sequence GTGATCACTTCCATCCAGGGCCTTTTGACCGAAGCCACGCCGCTTCGCGCCGTCATCGAAATCAACGGACTCGGTTACGAGGTAAACATCCCCGTGACCACCGCCGAAAAACTTCCGGCGGTCGGCGCCACCGTGAAGCTGCAGACCCTCGTGATTTACCGCGAGGACGCGCAGACGCTTTACGGTTTCGCCAGCGCGGAGGAACGCGACTTTTTCAGGATGATGATCGAGCACGTCAGCGGCGTGGGGCCCAAACTCGCGCTCACGATCATGAGCCGCATGTCGCTGCCGGTGCTCGAAGGCGCGATTCGCGCGGGCGACATCAGCTCGCTTTCGAAATGCCCCGGCATCGGCAAAAAGACTGCGGAGCGTCTCGTGGTCGAATTGCGCGCCAAGGTCGGGGCGACGTCTTCCGCTGACGGCACGTCGCCGGTGACGGGCGGCGGCGCGGGGGGGACTGCCGGAGCGGCGGGCGGCGGTGGCGGTTCGCATGTGCGCGATGCCGTGCTCACGCTGGTGGCGCTCGGTTACAAGCAGGCCGAGGCGGATGAATCCGTCCGCCGCGCCGGCCTGGCGATCGGGCCGAAGGCCACCACCGAGCAACTCGTCAAGAAAGCGCTGGGAGGGTAA
- a CDS encoding glycoside hydrolase family 35, with translation MTVSFDHRALLLDGRRTLVLSGAVHYPRSTPAMWPRILRHMRQSGLNTVETYIFWNLHERRRGVLDFSGRLDLVRFCRLAQAEGLNVILRIGPYICAETNYGGLPGWLRDVPDIRMRTDNEAFKREKARWVRLVAEVIRPLCAPNGGPVILAQIENEYDNIAATYGEDGRRYLRWSVELAQSLGLGIPWVTCAAGRAAEAGEKDAVASAGDSLETLNAFRAHEIIGQHFREHPEQPALWTENWAGWYQTWGGVLPKREPEELAYATARFFAAGGSGVNYFLWHGGTNFGRDGMYLLTTAYEFGGPLDEYGLPTTKARHLARLNKALAACADKILASERPRAITGERNGLLKFQYSSGLTFWCDDVARTVRIVGKNGEVLYDSSARVAPVRRTWKASGVRFAPWGWRAEPLPAAWPAEAQSAVTARKPLEQLLLTKDETDYCWYETAIVVEGSGDVLVAGRDGSPAGLERGALARVGRRGRRPSIAGLASEVPANTVNTLRLTRVADIVHVFIDGTFVATTPTPLRERRGKMDAGLFTQTFELDLKALRITPGKHRLSLLCCALGLIKGDWMIGYENMALEKKGLWAPVFWNGKKLEGEWRHQPGLLGERCGFADPAAGSLLAWKTAKAATGRGARRPLRWWRTTFTRPKGHGPWALDLGGMGKGMAWINGHCIGRYWLLADTDPMGPWMAWMKGSLTAAPSSGPTQRYYHVPDDWLRTDGGPDTLVLFEELGGDPATVRLVRRE, from the coding sequence ATGACCGTTTCTTTTGACCATCGCGCCCTTCTACTCGACGGCAGGCGCACGCTCGTTTTGAGCGGCGCCGTCCACTATCCGCGCAGCACGCCGGCCATGTGGCCGCGCATCCTGCGGCACATGCGGCAGTCGGGGCTCAACACCGTCGAGACCTACATTTTCTGGAATCTCCACGAGCGCCGGCGCGGCGTACTTGATTTTTCAGGACGGCTCGACCTCGTTCGCTTTTGCCGTCTCGCCCAGGCCGAAGGGTTGAATGTGATCCTGCGCATCGGCCCCTACATCTGCGCCGAGACCAATTACGGCGGCCTTCCCGGCTGGTTGCGCGATGTGCCGGACATCCGGATGCGGACGGACAACGAGGCGTTCAAGCGCGAGAAGGCCCGCTGGGTGCGGCTTGTGGCCGAGGTGATCCGTCCGCTCTGCGCGCCCAACGGCGGTCCCGTCATCCTCGCGCAGATCGAGAACGAATACGACAACATCGCCGCCACCTACGGCGAGGACGGGCGGCGTTACCTGCGCTGGTCCGTGGAACTGGCGCAATCGCTCGGGCTCGGCATTCCGTGGGTGACGTGCGCCGCCGGCCGCGCCGCCGAAGCGGGCGAGAAAGACGCCGTGGCGAGCGCGGGCGATTCGCTGGAAACCCTGAATGCCTTCCGCGCGCACGAAATCATCGGGCAACATTTCCGGGAGCACCCGGAACAACCCGCCCTCTGGACGGAGAACTGGGCGGGGTGGTATCAGACGTGGGGCGGCGTGCTGCCGAAACGCGAACCGGAGGAGCTGGCCTATGCCACCGCCCGGTTTTTCGCGGCGGGCGGCAGTGGCGTGAACTATTTTCTGTGGCACGGCGGCACCAACTTCGGGCGCGACGGCATGTACCTGCTGACGACTGCGTACGAATTCGGCGGGCCGCTCGACGAATACGGGTTGCCCACCACGAAGGCCCGACATCTTGCCCGGTTGAACAAGGCACTGGCGGCGTGCGCTGATAAAATCCTGGCCAGCGAGCGACCGCGGGCGATTACCGGTGAACGGAACGGCCTACTGAAATTTCAGTATTCGTCAGGTTTGACATTTTGGTGCGACGACGTCGCCCGGACCGTTCGGATCGTCGGGAAGAACGGCGAGGTGCTCTACGATTCATCCGCTCGCGTGGCGCCGGTTCGCCGCACCTGGAAGGCCTCCGGCGTGCGCTTCGCGCCTTGGGGCTGGCGCGCCGAGCCGTTGCCGGCGGCGTGGCCGGCGGAGGCGCAATCGGCGGTGACGGCGCGCAAGCCGCTCGAACAGCTTTTGCTGACGAAGGACGAAACGGATTATTGCTGGTACGAGACCGCGATTGTCGTGGAGGGGAGCGGCGACGTCCTCGTCGCCGGACGGGACGGCAGTCCCGCCGGGTTGGAAAGAGGCGCGCTGGCGCGCGTCGGGCGACGGGGACGTCGCCCCTCCATCGCGGGCCTCGCAAGCGAAGTCCCTGCGAATACCGTAAACACTCTCCGCCTCACCCGCGTGGCCGACATCGTTCACGTCTTCATCGATGGCACGTTCGTCGCCACCACGCCGACACCGTTGCGCGAGCGTCGAGGCAAGATGGATGCCGGGCTTTTTACGCAGACCTTTGAGCTCGATCTGAAGGCGCTGCGCATCACACCGGGCAAGCATCGCCTCTCGCTGCTCTGCTGCGCGCTCGGACTGATCAAGGGAGACTGGATGATCGGTTACGAAAACATGGCTCTGGAAAAGAAGGGCCTGTGGGCGCCGGTTTTCTGGAATGGAAAAAAGCTCGAGGGTGAGTGGCGTCACCAGCCCGGTCTGCTCGGTGAGCGTTGCGGGTTCGCCGATCCGGCGGCAGGCAGTCTGCTCGCGTGGAAAACGGCGAAGGCGGCGACCGGACGCGGAGCGCGGCGTCCGTTGAGGTGGTGGCGCACGACGTTTACCCGGCCGAAAGGTCACGGTCCGTGGGCGCTGGATCTCGGCGGCATGGGCAAGGGCATGGCGTGGATCAACGGTCATTGCATCGGCCGTTACTGGCTGTTGGCCGACACCGATCCGATGGGTCCGTGGATGGCGTGGATGAAGGGCAGCCTCACTGCCGCGCCTTCGAGCGGGCCGACGCAGCGTTATTACCATGTGCCCGACGACTGGCTGCGCACGGACGGGGGGCCGGATACGCTGGTGCTGTTTGAAGAGCTCGGCGGCGATCCGGCGACGGTGCGCCTGGTGCGCCGGGAGTGA
- a CDS encoding dihydrodipicolinate reductase produces MNIALVGARGRMGHAIAAAAQEAGDTLTAALDAGDDLADGIARAEVVIDFSFHSATAGVIELAVKYKKPLVIGTTGHPADEKKKLLATLAAAQIPCVWAGNYSVGVNLLYALTRRAASVLGSDYDAEVVEMHHRFKKDAPSGTAARLLEIILEERKLGADALRHGREGITGERQPTEVGIHSLRGGDVVGDHTVMFAALGERLELTHKASDRGIFARGAVRAARWLTEPATKPRPGVYDMQDVLGLMA; encoded by the coding sequence ATGAACATCGCCCTTGTGGGAGCCCGTGGTCGCATGGGCCACGCCATCGCCGCCGCCGCGCAGGAAGCCGGCGACACCCTCACCGCCGCGCTCGATGCCGGTGACGATCTCGCCGACGGCATCGCCCGCGCCGAAGTCGTGATCGATTTCAGCTTCCATTCGGCCACGGCCGGAGTGATCGAACTCGCGGTGAAGTATAAAAAGCCGCTGGTCATCGGCACGACCGGCCACCCGGCCGACGAAAAGAAAAAACTCCTCGCCACCCTCGCCGCCGCGCAGATCCCCTGCGTATGGGCGGGCAACTACTCGGTCGGCGTCAATCTCCTCTATGCGCTGACGCGCCGCGCCGCCTCGGTCCTCGGCTCCGACTACGATGCCGAGGTGGTCGAGATGCACCACCGTTTCAAGAAAGACGCGCCGAGCGGCACGGCCGCCCGCCTGCTCGAAATCATCCTCGAGGAACGCAAGCTCGGCGCCGATGCGCTCCGCCACGGCCGAGAAGGCATCACCGGCGAGCGCCAGCCGACGGAGGTGGGCATCCATTCGTTGCGCGGCGGCGACGTCGTGGGCGACCACACGGTGATGTTTGCCGCGCTCGGCGAACGGCTCGAACTCACGCACAAGGCGTCCGACCGCGGCATCTTTGCCCGCGGCGCCGTCCGCGCCGCCCGCTGGCTGACGGAACCGGCGACGAAGCCCCGGCCGGGCGTTTACGACATGCAGGACGTGCTGGGGCTGATGGCGTGA
- a CDS encoding peptidyl-prolyl cis-trans isomerase — MTGRRFLPAFALLALLSPAASPVLLAQAVATPPAPLGPSAAAPAATPAPASEDDGLNLRFANGIVAVVEDRVITVDDVRRELAPILQQIRMESANLKQFQDKVEVVQDQIIHSLIDRVLIVKDFYKDGRRHIPASYIDNALAENLTKQFDGDRARFLSFLRARGLTLRDYRKEVEEDIVYGYMRSQQRKSQSVVSPARVEEYYKQNEKRFYQEEGVHLRMIQLNREKDETDDQLIGRANDILAKLKAGESFEELAKAYTQDSRKARGGDWGWRSKNDLAAEFSEPLFALKKGEATAPILQGNSCFILYAEDRRAAGVPAIDEVRDQIERELVTEMARSSEEKWLQKLRRSAYIKLY, encoded by the coding sequence ATGACCGGCCGCCGTTTCCTTCCTGCATTTGCCCTCCTCGCCTTGCTCTCTCCGGCCGCGTCCCCCGTCCTGCTCGCGCAGGCAGTCGCCACCCCTCCCGCTCCGCTCGGGCCTTCGGCCGCCGCGCCGGCGGCCACGCCGGCCCCCGCCTCCGAAGACGACGGCCTCAACCTGCGTTTCGCCAACGGCATTGTCGCCGTGGTCGAGGACCGGGTCATCACCGTGGACGACGTCCGCCGCGAGCTCGCGCCCATCCTCCAGCAGATCCGCATGGAGTCAGCCAATCTGAAGCAATTCCAGGACAAGGTCGAAGTCGTGCAGGACCAGATCATTCACAGCCTCATCGACCGCGTTCTCATCGTTAAGGATTTTTACAAGGACGGCCGTCGCCACATCCCCGCGAGCTACATCGACAACGCCCTTGCCGAGAACCTCACCAAACAATTCGACGGCGATCGCGCCCGCTTCCTTTCCTTCCTGCGCGCCCGCGGCCTCACCCTTCGCGACTACCGCAAGGAAGTCGAGGAGGACATCGTTTACGGCTACATGCGCAGCCAGCAGCGCAAGAGCCAGAGCGTTGTCAGCCCGGCCCGTGTGGAGGAGTATTACAAGCAGAACGAAAAACGCTTTTACCAGGAAGAGGGCGTCCACCTGCGCATGATCCAGCTCAACCGCGAGAAGGACGAAACCGACGACCAGCTCATCGGTCGCGCCAACGATATCCTTGCCAAGCTCAAGGCCGGCGAATCCTTCGAAGAGCTCGCCAAGGCCTATACCCAGGACTCGCGCAAGGCGCGTGGCGGCGACTGGGGATGGCGCAGCAAGAACGATCTCGCCGCCGAGTTCAGCGAACCGCTCTTTGCCCTGAAAAAAGGAGAGGCCACCGCCCCCATTCTCCAGGGCAATTCCTGCTTCATCCTTTATGCCGAGGATCGCCGCGCCGCCGGCGTGCCTGCCATCGACGAAGTCCGCGACCAGATCGAACGCGAGCTCGTGACCGAGATGGCCCGCAGTTCGGAGGAAAAGTGGCTCCAGAAACTGCGCCGGTCCGCGTACATCAAGCTGTACTGA
- a CDS encoding dihydrodipicolinate synthase (catalyzes the formation of dihydrodipicolinate from L-aspartate 4-semialdehyde and pyruvate in lysine and diaminopimelate biosynthesis) — MKLRPLTGAITALVTPFTKNQQVAWGDLSRLVEYQIKSGINGLVPVGTTGESPTLAHDEHMEVVRAVITASRGRVPVIAGTGSNSTREAIELTANAHAAGADAMLVVAPYYNKPSQEGLFRHFSAVAEATSRPVILYSIPGRCGIEIGVPVIERLRARYPHVRYIKEAGGSVDRVDQIKQALGNDITVLSGDDSLTLPFMSVGAEGVISVASNLYAKEVAQLVQFALADEFSKATRLHRRLYPVFKALFIEPNPVPVKVALARAGLIGSDVVRPPLCEMADDTRATLLAALDGFGGKRRKQPRKS, encoded by the coding sequence ATGAAGCTCCGACCACTGACCGGTGCCATTACGGCCCTCGTCACCCCTTTTACAAAAAACCAGCAAGTCGCCTGGGGCGACCTCTCCCGACTCGTTGAATACCAGATCAAATCCGGTATCAACGGCCTCGTCCCGGTCGGCACGACGGGGGAGTCGCCCACGCTCGCCCACGACGAGCACATGGAGGTGGTCCGCGCCGTCATCACCGCTTCCCGCGGGCGAGTGCCCGTGATCGCCGGCACCGGCTCCAACTCCACCCGGGAGGCCATCGAGCTGACGGCCAACGCCCACGCCGCCGGGGCCGACGCCATGCTCGTGGTCGCTCCCTACTACAACAAGCCGAGCCAGGAGGGGCTTTTCCGGCATTTCAGCGCCGTGGCCGAGGCCACCAGCCGGCCGGTCATCCTGTATTCGATCCCGGGCCGTTGCGGCATCGAGATCGGCGTGCCCGTCATCGAACGGCTGCGCGCCCGGTATCCGCACGTCCGCTACATCAAGGAGGCGGGCGGCTCCGTGGACCGCGTGGACCAGATCAAGCAGGCGCTCGGCAACGACATCACCGTGCTCAGCGGCGACGATTCGCTGACGTTGCCCTTCATGTCGGTCGGCGCCGAAGGCGTCATCAGCGTGGCCTCCAACCTCTACGCGAAGGAAGTGGCTCAACTCGTGCAGTTTGCCCTCGCCGACGAGTTCTCGAAGGCAACCCGGCTCCACCGCCGGCTGTATCCGGTGTTCAAGGCGCTTTTCATCGAGCCCAACCCGGTGCCGGTCAAGGTGGCGCTCGCCCGCGCCGGGCTCATCGGCAGCGACGTCGTCCGCCCGCCGCTCTGCGAGATGGCCGACGACACCCGCGCCACGCTCCTCGCCGCGCTCGATGGCTTCGGCGGCAAGCGCCGGAAGCAGCCGCGAAAGTCATGA
- a CDS encoding acyl-CoA thioesterase, with protein sequence MKTLLCLLPCSRSTGSAGLAIAAVMAGASAIAAQPDGLSDFRGGLPNVAAKANVGETVRVAYLGGSITAAGGWRVLTTDFLKREFPRANVEEIFAAIPGTDSVFGACRVDTQVIDRRPDLLFVEFAVNNDGRPAELIRETTEGIVRQTWRANPGTDICFVYTVNQGQLADYEAGRSSATARAMDEVAAHYGIPSIHLGVEVARLARAGQLVMRGPSQGLDGEGRDKDGKLVFTGDGVHPLPAGHHVYFSVIRPALTEMLNAASARPAAHALPAPLTAAPWERAGIALVGQAERTGAWEQVTPAAGDKRTAWQPANLTPPLWIATRPGAAATMTFEGTTVGLLGMKGPDNGRFRVTVDDLPPASGTFFDSFSVEGHYRLSAWWFPRQLKPGTHTLRVELLEAGVEPIDKTAMLKKRGYAPKNPEVFAQNNLYLCGFLLKEASR encoded by the coding sequence ATGAAAACCCTGTTGTGTCTCTTGCCCTGCTCCCGGTCCACCGGCTCTGCCGGTTTGGCCATTGCGGCCGTGATGGCGGGCGCATCCGCAATCGCGGCGCAGCCCGACGGACTGTCCGATTTCCGCGGCGGACTGCCGAATGTCGCCGCGAAGGCGAACGTCGGAGAAACCGTGCGTGTGGCGTATCTGGGAGGGAGCATCACGGCGGCCGGCGGCTGGCGCGTGCTCACGACCGATTTCCTGAAACGCGAATTTCCGCGCGCAAACGTGGAGGAGATTTTTGCGGCAATCCCCGGTACGGATTCGGTGTTCGGTGCGTGCCGGGTGGATACACAGGTGATCGACCGCAGACCCGACCTGCTGTTTGTGGAATTTGCGGTCAACAACGACGGCCGGCCGGCGGAACTGATCCGGGAAACGACGGAGGGCATCGTCCGCCAGACTTGGCGCGCAAATCCCGGCACCGATATCTGTTTCGTCTACACGGTCAACCAGGGCCAGCTTGCCGATTACGAAGCCGGACGCAGCTCGGCCACCGCGCGCGCGATGGATGAAGTGGCGGCGCATTACGGCATCCCGTCGATCCACCTCGGCGTGGAGGTGGCGCGGCTTGCCAGGGCCGGCCAGCTCGTGATGCGCGGGCCATCGCAAGGACTCGATGGCGAAGGCCGCGACAAGGACGGGAAGCTCGTCTTCACCGGAGACGGCGTCCATCCGTTGCCGGCGGGGCACCATGTGTATTTTTCGGTGATCCGGCCGGCGCTGACAGAGATGCTGAACGCGGCATCAGCGCGCCCGGCCGCGCATGCGTTGCCCGCGCCGTTGACCGCCGCACCGTGGGAGCGCGCCGGCATTGCGCTTGTCGGGCAGGCGGAGCGCACCGGCGCGTGGGAGCAGGTGACGCCGGCAGCGGGCGACAAACGCACCGCCTGGCAACCGGCCAATCTCACACCGCCGCTCTGGATCGCAACCCGTCCAGGCGCGGCCGCCACGATGACATTCGAGGGCACCACGGTCGGCCTGCTCGGCATGAAGGGACCCGACAACGGACGCTTCCGCGTGACGGTGGACGACCTGCCGCCGGCAAGCGGGACGTTTTTCGATTCGTTCAGCGTGGAAGGCCACTACCGGTTGTCGGCATGGTGGTTCCCGCGACAACTGAAACCCGGCACGCACACGCTGCGCGTGGAGTTGCTCGAGGCCGGCGTCGAGCCGATCGACAAGACCGCGATGCTGAAAAAGCGCGGCTACGCACCCAAAAATCCGGAGGTGTTTGCGCAGAACAATCTGTACCTTTGCGGCTTCCTTCTGAAGGAGGCCTCACGCTGA
- a CDS encoding transcription-repair coupling factor, with the protein MSAPTVPPGVKHTGVCPSARGAVIAHIVRTTPAPVWLVVAPDLKLAEQLADDTAFFHALPPLVPPFPASPPPLLPQSKIGNRESKIPPPSPPAVLVFPESLATGSGDMGEAFAASADRQTVLSRLRALRKTAARTRPASPPLLLFTTPAGLLQSVPALEEYASHELTLSKGATVPFQELLQKLQALDYDSEAVCESPGHYAIRGGIIDVYPVTATQPYRLDFFGDELEDIRAYDPVTQRSDASVNEITIAASPRLKLGLSRTGLAEYLGPATQLVLVEPSLLDGKFSALPDDARARLNPLLARCAALHGVADLDEAAALFDREDNPPAEITWDLESLRHHRRYPSDDLIAQDRLAAEEQARDEFFTQLGLWRDAGCTLVCALSKEGEEQRARELLGQHPAFRKRLPHFATGTATEGFLHKSHPSPVSPPPPSPAGFGFVLVTETELFGRHRARRTTGSHRRLVQQRAQVDQLLDFSELVEGDFVVHLQHGIAVYRGLTKIDVNEGVREVISLEFDEGVTLHVPLQESHLISRYVGLSKTRPQLGKIGSNRWEKTRRAAEHATLDLAADLLRLQAAREAQPGHAFDPDNDWQKEFEASFPFTETRDQLRAIEETKADMERPRPMDRLICGDVGFGKTEVAIRAAFKAVQGGRQVALLVPTTVLAQQHLNTFRERMAGYPVVVEMISRFRTRGEVNRIVAATAAGQVDILIGTHRILNKDVSFKNLGLVIIDEEQRFGVKHKERLKNLRATVDVLSMSATPIPRTLYMAMTGARDMSVIETAPVNRHPIETIVKTYDDKIVVDAIRREIARGGQVFYLHNRVQTIDLVAANLARLLPDVSIGVGHGQMDEHDLERRMTEFVAGEFQVLVCTTIIETGLDIANCNTIIIEGADRFGLSQLYQLRGRVGRFKHQAYAWLLLHRHTRLVDVARERLNALRAHNQLGAGFRIAMRDLELRGAGNLLGAQQSGHIVGVGFELYCQLLRQSVSRLKGEKTAARHRANVKLDFVFVGESEAGDRPLRGAGVPPAPESGLSNPEFQIPTSASHATSYTAIKAAEAAAAGAVPVEPIQARLPHSWIGETRLRIDFYRRLALAGTPDQLRQIEADLRDRFGEYGEPVRALLLVTEIRIRAEEKGLILVETQGSVLKCVRAGSGPGRPGEFVQLGTRFPRLTAPRPLLRLREILTFLQNLPATT; encoded by the coding sequence ATGTCCGCACCCACCGTTCCGCCAGGCGTCAAACACACGGGAGTCTGTCCGTCCGCCCGGGGAGCCGTGATCGCGCACATCGTCCGCACGACGCCTGCTCCCGTCTGGCTCGTCGTGGCGCCCGATCTCAAACTCGCGGAGCAACTCGCCGACGACACCGCGTTTTTCCACGCCCTGCCGCCGCTCGTCCCGCCGTTTCCCGCCTCCCCTCCCCCCCTCCTCCCCCAATCGAAAATCGGGAATCGGGAATCGAAAATTCCGCCGCCGTCCCCGCCTGCCGTCCTCGTTTTCCCCGAGTCCCTCGCCACCGGCTCCGGGGATATGGGCGAAGCGTTCGCCGCCTCGGCCGACCGGCAAACCGTGCTCTCGCGTCTCCGCGCCCTCCGGAAAACCGCCGCGCGCACCCGCCCGGCCTCTCCTCCTCTCCTGCTTTTCACCACGCCCGCCGGCCTCCTGCAATCCGTTCCCGCCCTCGAGGAATACGCCTCGCACGAACTCACGCTCTCCAAAGGCGCCACCGTCCCCTTCCAGGAGCTTCTGCAAAAACTCCAGGCGCTCGACTACGACAGCGAAGCCGTCTGCGAATCGCCCGGCCACTACGCCATTCGCGGCGGCATCATCGACGTCTACCCCGTCACCGCCACGCAGCCCTACCGGCTCGATTTTTTCGGCGACGAACTCGAGGACATCCGCGCCTACGATCCCGTCACCCAACGCTCCGACGCCTCCGTCAACGAAATCACCATCGCCGCCTCGCCCCGCCTCAAGCTCGGCCTCTCGCGCACCGGCCTCGCCGAATACCTCGGCCCCGCCACGCAACTCGTCCTCGTCGAGCCCTCCCTGCTCGACGGGAAATTCAGCGCCTTGCCCGACGACGCCCGCGCCCGGCTCAACCCGCTTCTCGCCCGCTGCGCCGCCCTGCACGGCGTCGCGGATCTCGACGAGGCCGCCGCTCTCTTCGACCGCGAGGACAACCCGCCGGCCGAAATCACCTGGGACCTCGAAAGCCTCCGGCATCATCGCCGCTATCCCTCCGACGACCTCATCGCCCAGGACCGCCTCGCGGCCGAAGAGCAGGCGCGCGACGAATTTTTCACGCAGCTCGGCCTCTGGCGCGACGCCGGCTGCACACTCGTCTGCGCCCTTTCGAAGGAAGGCGAGGAGCAGCGCGCCCGCGAACTCCTCGGCCAGCATCCCGCCTTCCGGAAGCGGCTGCCGCATTTCGCCACCGGCACCGCCACCGAAGGTTTTCTCCACAAGTCCCATCCCTCCCCTGTCTCCCCTCCTCCCCCCTCCCCTGCCGGCTTCGGCTTCGTCCTCGTCACCGAGACCGAACTCTTCGGCCGCCACCGCGCGCGCCGCACCACCGGCTCGCATCGCCGGCTCGTACAGCAGCGCGCCCAGGTGGACCAGTTGCTCGACTTCAGCGAACTCGTCGAAGGCGATTTCGTCGTCCACCTCCAGCACGGCATCGCCGTCTATCGCGGACTCACGAAAATCGACGTCAACGAAGGCGTCCGCGAAGTCATCTCGCTCGAATTCGACGAAGGCGTCACCCTCCACGTCCCGCTCCAGGAATCGCATCTCATCAGCCGCTATGTCGGCCTGAGCAAGACCCGTCCGCAACTCGGCAAGATCGGCTCCAACCGCTGGGAAAAAACGCGCCGCGCCGCCGAGCATGCCACGCTCGACCTCGCCGCCGACCTCCTCCGCCTCCAGGCCGCCCGCGAGGCGCAGCCCGGCCACGCCTTCGACCCCGACAACGACTGGCAGAAGGAATTCGAGGCCTCCTTCCCCTTCACCGAAACCCGCGACCAGCTCCGCGCCATCGAGGAAACCAAGGCCGACATGGAACGCCCCCGGCCGATGGACCGCCTCATCTGCGGCGACGTCGGTTTCGGCAAGACCGAGGTGGCGATCCGCGCCGCCTTCAAGGCCGTGCAGGGCGGCCGCCAGGTCGCCCTCCTCGTGCCGACCACCGTCCTCGCGCAACAGCACCTGAACACCTTTCGCGAGCGCATGGCCGGCTACCCCGTCGTCGTCGAGATGATCAGCCGTTTCCGCACGCGGGGCGAAGTCAACCGCATCGTCGCCGCCACCGCCGCCGGCCAGGTGGACATCCTCATCGGCACCCATCGCATCCTCAACAAGGACGTCTCGTTCAAAAATCTCGGCCTCGTCATCATCGACGAGGAGCAACGCTTCGGCGTGAAACACAAGGAGCGCCTCAAGAACCTGCGCGCCACCGTGGACGTCCTCAGCATGAGCGCCACGCCCATCCCGCGCACGCTCTACATGGCCATGACCGGCGCGCGCGACATGAGCGTCATCGAAACCGCGCCCGTCAACCGCCACCCCATCGAGACCATCGTCAAGACCTACGACGACAAGATCGTCGTCGATGCCATCCGCCGCGAAATCGCGCGCGGCGGCCAGGTTTTTTACCTGCACAATCGCGTGCAGACCATCGACCTCGTCGCCGCCAACCTCGCCCGCCTGCTGCCCGACGTATCCATCGGCGTCGGACACGGCCAGATGGACGAGCACGACCTCGAACGCCGCATGACCGAGTTTGTCGCGGGCGAGTTTCAGGTGCTCGTCTGCACCACGATCATCGAGACCGGCCTCGATATCGCCAACTGCAACACCATCATCATCGAAGGCGCCGACCGCTTCGGCCTCTCGCAACTCTACCAGTTGCGCGGCCGCGTCGGCCGTTTCAAGCACCAGGCCTACGCCTGGCTCCTGCTCCACCGCCACACGCGCCTCGTCGATGTGGCCCGCGAGCGCCTCAACGCCCTGCGCGCGCACAACCAGCTCGGCGCCGGTTTCCGCATCGCCATGCGCGATCTCGAACTGCGCGGCGCCGGCAACCTCCTCGGCGCCCAGCAAAGCGGCCACATTGTCGGCGTCGGTTTCGAGCTCTATTGCCAGCTCCTGCGCCAGTCCGTTTCCCGGCTCAAGGGCGAAAAAACCGCCGCCCGCCACCGCGCCAACGTGAAACTCGACTTCGTCTTCGTCGGCGAAAGCGAAGCGGGCGATCGCCCCCTCCGTGGCGCGGGCGTCCCGCCCGCTCCGGAATCCGGACTTTCAAACCCCGAATTTCAGATCCCGACGTCCGCCTCCCACGCCACCTCCTACACCGCGATCAAGGCCGCCGAAGCCGCCGCCGCCGGAGCCGTCCCCGTCGAGCCGATCCAGGCCCGCCTGCCGCATTCATGGATCGGCGAGACGCGGCTGCGCATCGACTTCTACCGCCGCCTCGCCCTCGCCGGCACGCCCGACCAGCTCCGGCAGATCGAAGCCGACCTGCGCGACCGCTTCGGCGAGTACGGCGAACCCGTCCGCGCCCTCCTCCTCGTCACCGAAATCCGCATCCGGGCAGAAGAAAAAGGCCTCATCCTCGTCGAAACCCAGGGCTCCGTGCTCAAATGCGTGCGGGCCGGCAGCGGTCCCGGCCGCCCCGGCGAGTTCGTCCAGCTCGGCACGCGCTTTCCACGATTGACCGCTCCCAGGCCCCTCCTACGTTTGCGCGAAATACTGACATTTCTGCAAAACCTTCCCGCCACCACATGA